From Verrucomicrobiia bacterium, the proteins below share one genomic window:
- a CDS encoding alkaline phosphatase family protein, with translation MRVISLSLAALFACATAPFATASGKAQHVVVIVWDGMRPDFITADGTPTLYKLAHEGVWFDNHHPVYMSATEVNGTAINTGAYPAHDGIIGNKEFRPNIDPLKPVHTEETDTVRKGDAAMHGHYVRVPTIEEYLQKKGLRTVVAGAKPVAILPDRAERPAGAANVDLFAGETLPPEVLDTITALHGPFPGTNDDKMTRNDWTTAALIDPLWKNGVPAFSLLWMNQPDFAQHQSGPGSELALAAIKNADDNLARVLQALEAKGVRDKTDIMLVSDHGFSTVLSIVDLADSLKHAGFKASRQFKGTPASGDIMVCGNGGSVFLYITGHEKKIVGQLVKFLQAWPYSGVIFTKQAMEGTFTLAQGHIDSPDAPDIYMSMRWNAGKNDVGTPGMLICDSTPYGPGQGMHGSLSVYDMHNTFIANGPDFRAGIVDHLPTGNVDVAPTALWILGVKQPKTMDGRVVSEAMNIPDAKIKSFEPAHLEATRELEKVVWHQYLNSTEVNGVTYFDEGNGYQTEKTK, from the coding sequence ATGCGTGTTATATCTTTGTCGTTGGCAGCTCTTTTCGCTTGTGCCACCGCGCCATTTGCCACGGCGTCTGGAAAAGCGCAGCATGTGGTCGTGATCGTGTGGGACGGGATGCGCCCGGATTTCATCACGGCGGACGGCACACCTACGCTTTACAAACTGGCGCACGAAGGCGTGTGGTTTGACAATCATCATCCGGTTTATATGAGCGCGACGGAGGTGAACGGCACCGCGATCAATACCGGCGCGTATCCCGCGCACGACGGCATCATCGGCAACAAGGAATTCCGCCCGAATATTGATCCGCTCAAACCGGTTCACACGGAGGAAACCGACACCGTCCGCAAGGGCGACGCCGCCATGCACGGCCACTATGTTCGCGTGCCGACCATCGAAGAATATTTGCAAAAGAAAGGCCTGCGTACGGTTGTTGCCGGAGCGAAGCCGGTGGCCATTTTGCCGGACCGCGCGGAGCGGCCCGCAGGCGCGGCGAATGTGGATTTGTTTGCGGGCGAAACGCTGCCGCCGGAAGTGCTCGACACTATCACCGCGCTGCACGGCCCGTTCCCCGGCACGAATGACGACAAAATGACGCGCAATGATTGGACCACGGCGGCGTTGATTGATCCGCTGTGGAAAAATGGCGTGCCGGCATTTTCATTGTTGTGGATGAACCAGCCGGATTTTGCGCAACACCAAAGCGGCCCGGGTTCCGAGCTTGCGCTCGCCGCGATCAAGAACGCCGATGACAATCTCGCGCGCGTTTTGCAGGCGCTCGAAGCGAAAGGTGTCCGTGACAAGACCGACATCATGCTCGTTTCCGATCACGGTTTTTCAACGGTGTTAAGCATCGTGGATTTGGCCGATTCCCTCAAGCACGCCGGGTTCAAAGCATCGCGCCAATTCAAAGGCACCCCCGCCAGCGGCGACATCATGGTCTGTGGCAACGGCGGCTCGGTGTTTCTTTACATCACCGGCCATGAGAAAAAAATTGTCGGGCAACTGGTGAAGTTTTTGCAGGCGTGGCCCTACTCCGGCGTCATCTTCACGAAGCAAGCTATGGAAGGCACATTCACCCTGGCGCAAGGGCACATTGATTCTCCTGACGCGCCGGATATTTACATGTCCATGCGCTGGAACGCGGGAAAAAACGATGTGGGCACGCCGGGAATGTTGATTTGCGATTCCACGCCATACGGCCCCGGTCAAGGCATGCACGGCAGCTTGAGCGTGTATGACATGCACAATACTTTCATCGCCAACGGCCCGGATTTTCGCGCGGGCATTGTGGATCATTTGCCAACGGGCAATGTGGATGTCGCGCCAACCGCGCTTTGGATTCTCGGCGTCAAACAGCCGAAAACCATGGACGGCCGCGTGGTCAGCGAAGCGATGAATATTCCCGACGCGAAAATAAAATCATTCGAGCCCGCTCATCTGGAAGCGACGCGCGAATTGGAAAAAGTCGTATGGCACCAATATCTTAATTCCACCGAGGTCAACGGCGTGACTTACTTCGACGAAGGTAACGGTTATCAAACCGAAAAAACGAAGTAA